Proteins encoded by one window of Manihot esculenta cultivar AM560-2 chromosome 10, M.esculenta_v8, whole genome shotgun sequence:
- the LOC110624701 gene encoding cytosolic endo-beta-N-acetylglucosaminidase 1 isoform X2, translating into MISSAMDPPPFDPLQPSIPISYPLKTLEELESRAYFKSFHYPFNKSSVPLKSSVLDNRPRILVCHDMQGGYVDDKWVQGGNNESAYAIWHWYLIDIFVYFSHNLVTLPPPCWTNTAHRHGVKVLGTFITEGSDGIETCNKLLATKESAQLYAERLAELAAVLGFDGWLMNIEVSLDAAQIPNLKEFVSHLTQIMHSSVPGSLVIWYDSVTITGELLYQNQLNEKNKPFFDICDGIFANYGWEEDYPKLSAAVAGDRKFDVYMGIDVFGRGTYGGGQWNTNTALDVCKKDDVSAVLFAPGWVYETKQPPDFQTAQNKWWSLVKKSWGVVKFYPNSLPFYSNFDQGRGYHISVEGVQVSNSPWNNISSQGFQPFLEYKDNPTPDSIQVLVDFKEESYSGGVNITFKGTLKDNNDFTARLFQGNLLLGELPLHLTYSVKSDVGSMLGLSLQFSSNLDERTLVLIAPWEANQLSNKFSKVIVPHMVNTQEMAPGWVIQESSIQMNGYTLTEIHAVCYRPKPEIRKLRLEHKSDESEVFYKSSIDLTTEEVINNKPPGVLLFCGSIPDDQTCGGSQHNINNDTSAQVSSEYFAVLGHITIKTSKENPVFPPSSSWLVEGQYIKLSSGSQGSKKLSVKITWKLKDGSKFQSSKYNIYVEKLAKTATGNSGGRVEDIQEYIGVAYVEAFYVYDLAIPSNITSLKFIVQVCGVDGACQKLDDSPYYQLDVEASHQVTIPICNYEEMASSRTGANPGRRLYINSKHYGTPRMWGDFMYDRPLRERTRYVIVDMLRRFGKIDAQIYTKERGLSWLLLMSLVVLGMILWVLNYSSVKM; encoded by the exons ATGATATCATCTGCAATGGACCCTCCTCCATTTGATCCATTACAGCCCTCTATTCCCATCTCTTACCCCTTGAAAACCCTTGAGGAACTCGAGTCTCGAGCTTACTTCAAGTCTTTTCACTACCCTTTTAACAAGTCCTCTGTTCCTCTTAAAAGCTCTGTTTTGGATAACAGGCCTAGAATTCTTGTGTGCCATGATATGCAAGGTGGTTATGTGGATGATAAATGGGTCCAAGGAGGGAATAATGAGAGTGCTTATGCAATTTGGCATTGGTATTTGATTGATATTTTCGTCTACTTTTCTCATAATTTGGTCACGTTGCCTCCTCCTTGCTGGACTAACACAGCTCATAGACATGGGGTTAAG GTGTTGGGAACTTTCATCACAGAAGGATCTGATGGGATAGAGACTTGTAATAAATTGCTTGCAACTAAAGAATCTGCTCAATTGTATGCTGAGAGGTTGGCAGAACTTGCTGCTGTTTTGGGCTTTGATGGATGGCTG ATGAATATAGAGGTTAGCTTAGATGCAGCACAGATTCCTAATTTGAAAGAATTTGTCAGCCATCTAACTCAGATTATGCACTCCTCGGTGCCTGGATCTCTGGTAATATG GTATGACAGTGTCACAATCACAGGAGAACTCTTATATCAAAATCAGCTGAATGAAAAGAATAAACCTTTCTTTGATATCTGTGATGGGATATTTGCAAACTATGGGTGGGAG GAAGACTATCCGAAACTCTCGGCAGCTGTTGCTGGTGATAGAAAATTTGATGTCTACATGGGAATAGATGTATTTGGAAGAGGCACTTATGGTGGTGGACAATGGAAT ACGAACACTGCACTCGACGTGTGTAAGAAAGATGATGTATCAGCTGTGTTATTTGCCCCTGGATGGGTCTATGAGACCAAGCAACCACCTGATTTCCAAACTGCTCAAAATAA ATGGTGGAGCCTTGTTAAAAAATCATGGGGAGTAGTAAAATTTTATCCTAATTCACTTCCATTCTACTCAAACTTTGATCAG GGTCGTGGATATCATATTTCAGTTGAAGGAGTTCAAGTCTCAAATTCTCCTTGGAATAATATATCTTCCCAAGGCTTTCAG CCTTTCCTTGAATATAAAGACAATCCAACTCCAGATTCCATTCAAGTTCTTGTCGA CTTTAAGGAAGAATCTTATAGCGGAGGagtaaacatcacatttaaagGAACTCTGAAAGACAACAATGATTTTACAGCAAGACTATTTCAGGGAAATCTGCTTCTGGGTGAATTGCCTCTCCACTTGACATATTCT GTAAAATCAGATGTAGGCTCTATGCTTGGCCTATCTCTTCAGTTCTCTTCCAACCTGGATGAAAGAACATTAGTCCTCATTGCACCATGGGAAGCTAACCAATTATCAAACAAGTTCAGCAAAGTGATAGTACCTCATATGGTTAACACACAAGAAATGGCTCCAGGATGGGTCATACAGGAGAGTAGCATTCAAATGAATGGATACACTTTGACAGAAATCCATGCTGTATGTTACAGGCCCAAACCTGAAATTCGCAAGCTAAGATTAGAACACAAGTCAGATGAATCAGAGGTTTTCTATAAATCATCTATTGACTTGACTACCGAAGAGGTTATCAACAACAAACCACCCGGTGTTCTCCTATTTTGTGGATCCATACCCGATGATCAAACCTGCGGAGGAAGTCAGCACAACATCAATAACGATACATCAGCTCAGGTTTCATCAGAGTATTTTGCAGTGCTTGGTCATATCACAATCAAGACTTCAAAAGAAAATCCGGTTTTTCCTCCATCTAGTTCATGGCTAGTTGAGGGTCAGTATATTAAGTTGAGTTCAGGTTCGCAGGGTTCGAAGAAACTTAGTGTTAAAATCACTTGGAAGTTAAAGGATGGAAGCAAGTTTCAATCTTCCAAGTACAATATTTATGTTGAGAAGCTGGCGAAAACTGCTACTGGAAATTCAGGTGGAAGAGTTGAAGATATTCAGGAGTATATTGGAGTAGCATATGTTGAAGCTTTCTATGTTTATGATCTTGCCATTCCTTCAAACATTACCAGTCTCAAGTTCATTGTACAAGTGTGTGGAGTTGATGGGGCTTGCCAGAAACTTGATGACTCTCCTTATTATCAATTGGATGTTGAAG CATCTCATCAGGTCACCATTCCCATCTGCAATTATGAAGAGATGGCCTCATCAAGGACTGGTGCAAATCCGGGGAGAAGATTGTACATAAACAGCAAGCATTATGGG ACACCTAGAATGTGGGGGGACTTCATGTATGATCGTCCTCTTCGAGAACGTACGAGATATGTGATCGTCGACATGCTACGAAGATTTGGCAAAATAGATGCACAAATCTATACCAAAGAAAGAGGTTTAAGTTGGTTGCTGTTGATGTCTTTAGTTGTACTGGGCATGATTTTATGGGTTTTAAACTATAGTAGTGTGAAAATGTAA
- the LOC110624045 gene encoding serine/threonine-protein kinase ZRK1 yields the protein MSWWRRSSGEATERERSFVVNGGLLQEKLIALNDGRYNPFRSFSIEELRTATNNYDRSRMFRSDGFGNWYKGCIENRVVSVYRRRSGHYGGIDEVVNDIAVAAQVGDHKNVLKLIGCCLESPVPISVYEYLENAKISDQIAISGEKTGHLHVTWKSRLKIAREIAYAVAYLHTAFPRPIVHRHIHPSSIFLDEHNNAKLFDFSLSISIHENETLMTERISGTFGYMSPEYEMHGEVTEKIDVYSFGALLLLFLTGRHPRELINVEIYPDPQIKSFVKHYAVCHSMDEIMDHRFLAEEGGINERQQGKTVMELVLKCLETAKEQRPTMVEVTKQLIQIERALTTVGEEDMSGKMFMEEFIASCDPHLRVSLISFSAEEIRKATDDYNPTHILGCNKLGIWYKGHMGNLIISVCKICKVNWHEHVKNEFRIAIQLSARKHVLKLLGYCLETQVPTLAYESAEALPQYFHTEQSMPLRRSLRIARKIAKEVAYLHTAFPLPLIHGNIAFANVFLDKNEVPKLCNFSQSISIHQGETLTVDLVDATNRYMPPEYLKGGVLTEKVDVYSFGMLLVQILVERTWPYYYHYDNSIANINEHEVLDYVMKYRRGEDLGEQKLEAVVKLAYRCKAVEKDERPTMTEVARELKQL from the exons ATGTCTTGGTGGAGAAGATCATCAGGAGAGGCTACAGAAAGGGAGAGATCATTCGTGGTTAATGGAGGGTTGTTGCAGGAGAAGCTAATTGCTTTGAATGATGGTAGATATAATCCCTTCCGCAGCTTCTCTATTGAAGAGCTTAGGACAGCAACAAACAACTACGATCGGAGTCGCATGTTTAGGAGCGATGGCTTTGGTAATTGGTACAAAGGTTGCATAGAAAATCGAGTTGTTTCTGTTTACCGTAGACGCAGCGGACACTACGGCGGCATTGATGAGGTTGTGAATGATATTGCAGTAGCAGCACAAGTGGGTGatcataaaaatgttttaaagttaataGGTTGTTGCCTGGAGAGCCCAGTTCCAATTTCAGTGTATGAATATTTGGAGAATGCAAAGATTTCAGATCAGATAGCAATTTCTGGTGAAAAAACTGGACATCTTCATGTGACATGGAAAAGCAGGTTAAAGATTGCCAGGGAGATTGCTTATGCAGTTGCATATCTTCACACTGCATTTCCTAGGCCTATTGTCCATAGACATATACATCCCTCTAGTATATTCTTAGATGAGCATAATAATGCCAAATTGTTCGATTTCTCATTATCCATTTCCATCCATGAGAATGAAACATTAATGACAGAGAGAATATCTGGGACTTTTGGCTATATGAGCCCCGAATATGAAATGCATGGTGAGGTAACAGAGAAAATTGATGTATACAGCTTTGGCGCACTTCTTCTTCTGTTTCTAACAGGTCGACATCCTCGTGAATTGATAAATGTTGAGATATATCCTGATCCTCAAATAAAGAGTTTCGTAAAACATTATGCTGTATGTCACAGCATGGATGAAATCATGGACCACAGGTTTCTGGCTGAGGAGGGAGGGATTAATGAGCGACAACAAGGGAAAACTGTGATGGAACTAGTCCTCAAATGCCTAGAGACGGCTAAAGAACAAAGACCGACAATGGTAGAAGTTACAAAACAACTTATACAGATTGAGAG GGCCTTAACAACAGTTGGAGAAGAAGACATGTCAGGGAAGATGTTCATGGAAGAGTTTATTGCGTCATGTGATCCTCATCTCAGAGTTTCTCTCATTAGTTTCTCTGCTGAAGAGATTCGAAAGGCTACAGATGACTATAATCCTACGCACATTTTGGGCTGCAATAAACTTGGAATATGGTACAAAGGTCATATGGGCAACCTAATTATCTCTGTCTGTAAAATTTGTAAAGTGAATTGGCATGAGCATGTGAAGAATGAATTTAGAATTGCCATTCAGTTGAGTGCTCGTAAGCATGTGTTGAAGCTGTTAGGATACTGCCTTGAGACCCAAGTTCCAACTTTAGCGTATGAATCTGCAGAAGCACTCCCCCAATATTTTCATACCGAGCAGTCCATGCCTTTGCGGAGGAGTTTAAGAATTGCAAGGAAAATAGCCAAGGAAGTTGCATATTTGCACACTGCTTTCCCTCTACCGTTGATCCATGGGAACATAGCATTTGCAAATGTTTTCTTGGACAAGAATGAAGTTCCAAAACTTTGCAATTTCTCTCAATCCATATCAATCCACCAAGGTGAAACACTCACAGTGGATCTTGTTGATGCTACAAACAGATATATGCCTCCGGAATATTTAAAAGGAGGTGTACTAACAGAGAAAGTTGACGTATACAGCTTTGGTATGCTTTTAGTTCAGATTTTAGTGGAGAGGACATGGccttattattatcattatgaCAACTCCATTGCAAATATAAACGAACATGAAGTTTTGGACTATGTAATGAAATACAGGAGAGGAGAAGATCTTGGTGAGCAGAAACTGGAAGCCGTGGTAAAGTTAGCTTATAGATGCAAGGCTGTTGAGAAGGATGAAAGGCCAACAATGACAGAAGTTGCAAGAGAACTCAAACAGTTATGA
- the LOC110624703 gene encoding uncharacterized protein LOC110624703 codes for MMRTLAAQLNTYLSRSKWPNAQSRNFSVFNRSRDELSIEEEAERKIGWLLKFFFAGTATFVAYQFFPYMGDNLVQQSITLLQVKDPFFKRTGASRLARFAVDDERRKKILELGGAQELVNMLENAKEDNTRIAALKALVALSHSDEAVGALHHAGAISIIKSTPDSLEESEINNYKSGLLKRFQDLRYGS; via the exons ATGATGCGCACGTTAGCAGCTCAGCTCAACACT TATCTGTCCCGAAGCAAATGGCCAAATGCTCAATCTCGCAATTTCTCAGTTTTCAACAGAAGCAGag ATGAGCTCTCCATTGAAGAGGAAGCTGAAAGGAAGATTGGATGGTTACTGAAATTCTTCTTTGCTGGGACTGCTACTTTTGTTGCATACCAGTTCTTTCCATACATGG GAGATAATTTGGTGCAGCAATCAATTACGCTCTTGCAAGTCAAGGATCCCTTCTTTAAAAGAACTGGTGCTTCTAGATTAGCCCGTTTTGCGGTTGATG ATGAAAGAAGGAAGAAAATTCTGGAGTTGGGTGGGGCGCAGGAGTTGGTAAACATGTTGGAGAATGCTAAAGAAGACAACACTCGGATAGCAGCTCTAAAAGCTCTTGTTGCACTTTCACACTCAG ATGAGGCTGTTGGAGCATTGCACCATGCTGGGGCTATTTCAATCATTAAGTCTACCCCAGATTCTTTGGAGGAAtcagaaataaataattacaaatcCGGCCTGCTAAAGAGATTCCAAGACCTGAGATATGGTAGTTGA
- the LOC110624702 gene encoding protein LURP-one-related 14 isoform X2, with translation METSEVADGVPIVSVVGYGFCVPYPVELIIKKKSRGLFGTRFEVLDASGNLFLQVDGFYRNFQKKRMMRDPAGFPILTMREKVLTIRERWLVHRGESSETNDLLFTVQRSHALQMKTRLDVFLASSTNGDISNFQVVGCYSSQSCKVYKGDTLVAEELKPQN, from the exons ATGGAAACTTCTGAGGTAGCAGATGGAGTACCTATTGTCAGTGTTGTAGGGTATGGCTTCTGTGTCCCTTATCCTGTAGAGTTAATCATCAAGAAGAAATCTCGTGGGCTCTTTGGTACACGCTTTGAAGTACTGGATGCTAGTGGCAATCTCTTCCTTCAAGTTGATGGCTTCTATCGAAACTTCCAGAAGAAAAGAATGATGCGTGATCCTGCTGGTTTTCCTATCCTCACAATGCGTGAAAAG GTACTTACGATCAGGGAACGTTGGTTAGTTCATCGAGGAGAAAGTTCAGAAACGAATGATCTCCTCTTCACGGTGCAGCGATCTCATGCTTTACAGATGAAAACAAGGCTTGATGTCTTTTTAGCAAGCAGCACCAATGGAGATATCAGCAACTTTCAGGTTGTTGGTTGCTATTCTTCTCAGTCTTGTAAAGTTTATaaaggtgatactttggttgcaGAG gaaCTAAAACCGCAAAATTAG
- the LOC110624702 gene encoding protein LURP-one-related 14 isoform X1, with protein METSEVADGVPIVSVVGYGFCVPYPVELIIKKKSRGLFGTRFEVLDASGNLFLQVDGFYRNFQKKRMMRDPAGFPILTMREKVLTIRERWLVHRGESSETNDLLFTVQRSHALQMKTRLDVFLASSTNGDISNFQVVGCYSSQSCKVYKGDTLVAEVNHKFTWGSFLDGREKFRLQVYPGVDYAFIVTLVIIFSEIDM; from the exons ATGGAAACTTCTGAGGTAGCAGATGGAGTACCTATTGTCAGTGTTGTAGGGTATGGCTTCTGTGTCCCTTATCCTGTAGAGTTAATCATCAAGAAGAAATCTCGTGGGCTCTTTGGTACACGCTTTGAAGTACTGGATGCTAGTGGCAATCTCTTCCTTCAAGTTGATGGCTTCTATCGAAACTTCCAGAAGAAAAGAATGATGCGTGATCCTGCTGGTTTTCCTATCCTCACAATGCGTGAAAAG GTACTTACGATCAGGGAACGTTGGTTAGTTCATCGAGGAGAAAGTTCAGAAACGAATGATCTCCTCTTCACGGTGCAGCGATCTCATGCTTTACAGATGAAAACAAGGCTTGATGTCTTTTTAGCAAGCAGCACCAATGGAGATATCAGCAACTTTCAGGTTGTTGGTTGCTATTCTTCTCAGTCTTGTAAAGTTTATaaaggtgatactttggttgcaGAG GTGAATCACAAATTTACCTGGGGAAGTTTCTTGGATGGTAGAGAAAAGTTCAGGCTGCAAGTTTATCCAGGAGTAGATTATGCCTTCATTGTGACATTGGTTATTATTTTCAGTGAAATTGACATGTAA
- the LOC110624701 gene encoding cytosolic endo-beta-N-acetylglucosaminidase 1 isoform X1, whose protein sequence is MISSAMDPPPFDPLQPSIPISYPLKTLEELESRAYFKSFHYPFNKSSVPLKSSVLDNRPRILVCHDMQGGYVDDKWVQGGNNESAYAIWHWYLIDIFVYFSHNLVTLPPPCWTNTAHRHGVKVLGTFITEGSDGIETCNKLLATKESAQLYAERLAELAAVLGFDGWLMNIEVSLDAAQIPNLKEFVSHLTQIMHSSVPGSLVIWYDSVTITGELLYQNQLNEKNKPFFDICDGIFANYGWEEDYPKLSAAVAGDRKFDVYMGIDVFGRGTYGGGQWNTNTALDVCKKDDVSAVLFAPGWVYETKQPPDFQTAQNKWWSLVKKSWGVVKFYPNSLPFYSNFDQGRGYHISVEGVQVSNSPWNNISSQGFQNLCLWQPFLEYKDNPTPDSIQVLVDFKEESYSGGVNITFKGTLKDNNDFTARLFQGNLLLGELPLHLTYSVKSDVGSMLGLSLQFSSNLDERTLVLIAPWEANQLSNKFSKVIVPHMVNTQEMAPGWVIQESSIQMNGYTLTEIHAVCYRPKPEIRKLRLEHKSDESEVFYKSSIDLTTEEVINNKPPGVLLFCGSIPDDQTCGGSQHNINNDTSAQVSSEYFAVLGHITIKTSKENPVFPPSSSWLVEGQYIKLSSGSQGSKKLSVKITWKLKDGSKFQSSKYNIYVEKLAKTATGNSGGRVEDIQEYIGVAYVEAFYVYDLAIPSNITSLKFIVQVCGVDGACQKLDDSPYYQLDVEASHQVTIPICNYEEMASSRTGANPGRRLYINSKHYGTPRMWGDFMYDRPLRERTRYVIVDMLRRFGKIDAQIYTKERGLSWLLLMSLVVLGMILWVLNYSSVKM, encoded by the exons ATGATATCATCTGCAATGGACCCTCCTCCATTTGATCCATTACAGCCCTCTATTCCCATCTCTTACCCCTTGAAAACCCTTGAGGAACTCGAGTCTCGAGCTTACTTCAAGTCTTTTCACTACCCTTTTAACAAGTCCTCTGTTCCTCTTAAAAGCTCTGTTTTGGATAACAGGCCTAGAATTCTTGTGTGCCATGATATGCAAGGTGGTTATGTGGATGATAAATGGGTCCAAGGAGGGAATAATGAGAGTGCTTATGCAATTTGGCATTGGTATTTGATTGATATTTTCGTCTACTTTTCTCATAATTTGGTCACGTTGCCTCCTCCTTGCTGGACTAACACAGCTCATAGACATGGGGTTAAG GTGTTGGGAACTTTCATCACAGAAGGATCTGATGGGATAGAGACTTGTAATAAATTGCTTGCAACTAAAGAATCTGCTCAATTGTATGCTGAGAGGTTGGCAGAACTTGCTGCTGTTTTGGGCTTTGATGGATGGCTG ATGAATATAGAGGTTAGCTTAGATGCAGCACAGATTCCTAATTTGAAAGAATTTGTCAGCCATCTAACTCAGATTATGCACTCCTCGGTGCCTGGATCTCTGGTAATATG GTATGACAGTGTCACAATCACAGGAGAACTCTTATATCAAAATCAGCTGAATGAAAAGAATAAACCTTTCTTTGATATCTGTGATGGGATATTTGCAAACTATGGGTGGGAG GAAGACTATCCGAAACTCTCGGCAGCTGTTGCTGGTGATAGAAAATTTGATGTCTACATGGGAATAGATGTATTTGGAAGAGGCACTTATGGTGGTGGACAATGGAAT ACGAACACTGCACTCGACGTGTGTAAGAAAGATGATGTATCAGCTGTGTTATTTGCCCCTGGATGGGTCTATGAGACCAAGCAACCACCTGATTTCCAAACTGCTCAAAATAA ATGGTGGAGCCTTGTTAAAAAATCATGGGGAGTAGTAAAATTTTATCCTAATTCACTTCCATTCTACTCAAACTTTGATCAG GGTCGTGGATATCATATTTCAGTTGAAGGAGTTCAAGTCTCAAATTCTCCTTGGAATAATATATCTTCCCAAGGCTTTCAG AATTTGTGCTTGTGGCAGCCTTTCCTTGAATATAAAGACAATCCAACTCCAGATTCCATTCAAGTTCTTGTCGA CTTTAAGGAAGAATCTTATAGCGGAGGagtaaacatcacatttaaagGAACTCTGAAAGACAACAATGATTTTACAGCAAGACTATTTCAGGGAAATCTGCTTCTGGGTGAATTGCCTCTCCACTTGACATATTCT GTAAAATCAGATGTAGGCTCTATGCTTGGCCTATCTCTTCAGTTCTCTTCCAACCTGGATGAAAGAACATTAGTCCTCATTGCACCATGGGAAGCTAACCAATTATCAAACAAGTTCAGCAAAGTGATAGTACCTCATATGGTTAACACACAAGAAATGGCTCCAGGATGGGTCATACAGGAGAGTAGCATTCAAATGAATGGATACACTTTGACAGAAATCCATGCTGTATGTTACAGGCCCAAACCTGAAATTCGCAAGCTAAGATTAGAACACAAGTCAGATGAATCAGAGGTTTTCTATAAATCATCTATTGACTTGACTACCGAAGAGGTTATCAACAACAAACCACCCGGTGTTCTCCTATTTTGTGGATCCATACCCGATGATCAAACCTGCGGAGGAAGTCAGCACAACATCAATAACGATACATCAGCTCAGGTTTCATCAGAGTATTTTGCAGTGCTTGGTCATATCACAATCAAGACTTCAAAAGAAAATCCGGTTTTTCCTCCATCTAGTTCATGGCTAGTTGAGGGTCAGTATATTAAGTTGAGTTCAGGTTCGCAGGGTTCGAAGAAACTTAGTGTTAAAATCACTTGGAAGTTAAAGGATGGAAGCAAGTTTCAATCTTCCAAGTACAATATTTATGTTGAGAAGCTGGCGAAAACTGCTACTGGAAATTCAGGTGGAAGAGTTGAAGATATTCAGGAGTATATTGGAGTAGCATATGTTGAAGCTTTCTATGTTTATGATCTTGCCATTCCTTCAAACATTACCAGTCTCAAGTTCATTGTACAAGTGTGTGGAGTTGATGGGGCTTGCCAGAAACTTGATGACTCTCCTTATTATCAATTGGATGTTGAAG CATCTCATCAGGTCACCATTCCCATCTGCAATTATGAAGAGATGGCCTCATCAAGGACTGGTGCAAATCCGGGGAGAAGATTGTACATAAACAGCAAGCATTATGGG ACACCTAGAATGTGGGGGGACTTCATGTATGATCGTCCTCTTCGAGAACGTACGAGATATGTGATCGTCGACATGCTACGAAGATTTGGCAAAATAGATGCACAAATCTATACCAAAGAAAGAGGTTTAAGTTGGTTGCTGTTGATGTCTTTAGTTGTACTGGGCATGATTTTATGGGTTTTAAACTATAGTAGTGTGAAAATGTAA